From the Deltaproteobacteria bacterium genome, one window contains:
- the ispD gene encoding 2-C-methyl-D-erythritol 4-phosphate cytidylyltransferase — MEAPEEIRSVAVIPAAGRGRRAGDRMKVYRPICGRPALAWTLDAFERCYLVDAVVVVAARDDVEYCLNEIVEKEGFGKVRMVIAGGRERQDSVAGALRRLREEDWDCVVVHDGARPLVRTDLIEDVVMAGRLFGAATAAVPVKDTVKEVRDGVVVRTIPREDLWAVQTPQAFRLDLLNRAHSEAAAGRVKGTDDAMLVERLGAQVRIVDGDYDNIKVTTACDFAVAEALLAARLHAEKGECEGR; from the coding sequence ATGGAAGCGCCTGAAGAGATACGTAGCGTTGCGGTCATACCTGCCGCCGGCAGGGGACGGCGCGCCGGCGACAGGATGAAGGTCTACCGTCCCATCTGCGGCAGGCCGGCGCTCGCCTGGACGCTCGACGCCTTCGAGCGCTGCTACCTCGTCGACGCCGTGGTGGTCGTGGCGGCCCGCGACGACGTGGAGTACTGCCTGAACGAGATAGTGGAGAAGGAGGGCTTCGGCAAGGTGCGCATGGTCATAGCTGGCGGCAGGGAGCGCCAGGACTCCGTGGCCGGGGCGCTCAGGAGGCTGAGGGAGGAGGACTGGGACTGTGTTGTCGTCCACGACGGCGCCCGCCCCCTTGTGAGGACCGACCTCATAGAGGACGTCGTCATGGCCGGCCGGCTCTTCGGCGCGGCGACGGCGGCCGTGCCCGTCAAGGACACGGTGAAGGAGGTGAGGGACGGCGTGGTGGTGCGCACCATACCGCGCGAGGACCTCTGGGCCGTGCAGACGCCGCAGGCCTTCCGCCTCGATCTCCTCAACCGCGCCCACAGCGAGGCCGCCGCCGGGCGCGTCAAGGGCACCGACGACGCCATGCTGGTGGAGAGGCTCGGCGCGCAGGTGAGGATCGTCGACGGCGACTACGACAACATCAAGGTGACTACGGCCTGCGACTTCGCCGTCGCCGAGGCCCTGCTGGCCGCAAGGCTCCACGCAGAGAAAGGTGAATGCGAGGGGCGATGA
- a CDS encoding 2-C-methyl-D-erythritol 2,4-cyclodiphosphate synthase, with the protein MSTAFRVGYGYDVHRLVTGRPLVLGGVEIPFHLGLAGHSDADVLVHAVMDAMLGAAALGDIGRHFPPGDPEYRDISSIELLARTGRLLHEAGYVLSNVDATVVCQAPRLAPYIEGMRRAMAETAGVDVDRVSVKATTTEGLGFTGTGEAIAASAVVLVEAAGGATD; encoded by the coding sequence ATGAGCACCGCCTTCCGTGTGGGCTACGGCTACGACGTCCACAGGCTCGTGACGGGACGGCCGCTCGTTCTCGGCGGCGTAGAGATACCCTTCCACCTCGGTCTCGCCGGCCACTCCGACGCCGACGTGCTCGTCCACGCCGTCATGGACGCCATGCTCGGAGCGGCGGCCCTCGGCGACATAGGCCGCCACTTCCCCCCCGGAGACCCGGAGTACAGGGACATATCGAGCATCGAGCTTCTCGCAAGGACCGGCCGTCTTCTCCATGAGGCGGGCTACGTCCTCTCCAACGTGGACGCCACGGTCGTCTGCCAGGCCCCACGCCTTGCGCCCTACATAGAAGGGATGCGCCGCGCCATGGCCGAGACGGCCGGCGTGGACGTGGACCGCGTAAGCGTAAAGGCCACCACCACCGAGGGGCTCGGCTTCACCGGCACGGGCGAAGCCATAGCCGCCAGCGCCGTCGTGCTCGTCGAGGCGGCCGGCGGCGCAACGGACTGA
- a CDS encoding glutamate--tRNA ligase — protein sequence MEARPVRTRFAPSPTGPLHVGGARTALFNYLFARGAGGAFVVRMEDTDAARSRAEYEGDILDSLAWLGLHWDEGPRRGGPFAPYRQSERLALYRRYAARLLDEGRAYRCYCSEERLKRLRGASLARGVAPRYDGRCRDLPANQAPQGVKPAVRLRVEPAEIRFVDGVHGEMSFDGAHIGDFIIVGSDGAAAYNLAVVIDDASMEITDVIRGDDHLSNTARQLLLFDALGLRRPRYHHIPLVTDRDGRPLSKRRKDLSIPALRRAGHLPEAVVNALARLGWSPGEGLLTLEEMSAAFDTSRLSRSPSVFDTKGLEHYGRLAVAAAGTRRLAAIVSGRFPGADRGLVERTVEALKGEARTVAELEELAAPIIEGGPETDDAADLLDSGQAAAVLRAFADGLRGVEGLKGRRPGDIMDALKRRTALRGKSLFMPLRAALTGRLSGVDVSTLIGIVGAAEALRRVERALRRGNQR from the coding sequence GTGGAAGCGCGCCCCGTGAGAACCCGCTTTGCGCCGAGCCCCACAGGCCCCCTACACGTGGGAGGGGCGAGGACGGCGCTCTTCAACTACCTCTTCGCCAGGGGCGCTGGCGGGGCCTTCGTCGTCCGCATGGAGGACACCGACGCCGCACGCTCGCGCGCCGAGTACGAAGGCGACATACTCGACTCGCTTGCCTGGCTCGGCCTCCACTGGGACGAAGGGCCGCGCAGGGGCGGACCCTTCGCCCCCTACCGTCAAAGCGAGCGGCTCGCTCTATACAGGCGTTACGCCGCAAGGCTCCTCGACGAAGGGAGGGCCTACCGCTGCTACTGCAGCGAAGAGAGGCTGAAGCGGCTGCGCGGCGCCTCGCTCGCCAGGGGTGTCGCCCCCCGCTACGACGGCCGGTGCCGCGACCTTCCGGCAAACCAAGCGCCCCAGGGCGTCAAGCCCGCCGTCCGCCTCCGCGTCGAGCCCGCGGAGATCCGCTTCGTCGACGGCGTCCACGGCGAGATGAGCTTCGACGGCGCCCACATAGGCGACTTCATCATCGTCGGCTCCGACGGAGCGGCCGCTTACAACCTCGCCGTCGTCATCGACGACGCATCCATGGAGATAACCGACGTCATAAGGGGTGACGACCACCTCTCCAACACGGCGCGCCAGTTGCTCCTCTTCGACGCCCTCGGACTGCGCCGCCCCCGCTACCACCACATACCGCTCGTCACCGACAGAGACGGCCGGCCGCTCTCCAAGCGCAGAAAGGACCTCTCCATACCCGCGCTGCGCCGGGCGGGCCACCTCCCAGAAGCGGTCGTGAACGCCCTTGCAAGGCTCGGCTGGTCCCCGGGCGAAGGGCTCCTCACCCTCGAAGAGATGAGCGCCGCCTTCGACACCTCGCGCCTGTCAAGGAGTCCGTCGGTCTTCGACACAAAGGGGTTGGAGCACTACGGAAGGCTCGCCGTGGCGGCGGCCGGCACCCGGCGGCTCGCCGCCATCGTCTCTGGCCGCTTCCCCGGGGCCGACAGGGGCCTTGTGGAAAGGACCGTCGAGGCCCTGAAGGGCGAGGCCCGCACCGTCGCAGAGCTCGAAGAGCTCGCCGCCCCGATAATCGAGGGCGGGCCGGAAACAGACGATGCCGCCGACCTCCTCGATAGCGGGCAGGCCGCCGCCGTGCTCCGCGCCTTCGCCGACGGGCTCAGGGGCGTCGAGGGGTTGAAAGGCCGGCGGCCGGGAGATATAATGGACGCCCTCAAGCGCCGCACGGCGCTGCGGGGCAAATCACTCTTCATGCCGCTGCGGGCGGCGCTCACGGGCCGGCTCTCGGGTGTAGACGTCTCCACCCTCATCGGGATCGTCGGCGCGGCCGAGGCGCTGCGCAGGGTGGAAAGAGCTCTCAGGCGAGGCAACCAAAGATGA